The Amycolatopsis sp. NBC_01480 genome segment CTACGAGTATCGCGCGGACGGGCACCTCACCGAGGTGCACGACCGGCTGAGCGGGCCGCGGCGGTTCGACCTGGACGTGACCGGGCGGGTCACCGGGGTGAACGGGCCCGGCTGGTCCGAGCGTTACGCCTACGCGCCGACCGGGGACCTCGTGCAGGCCGCGTGGCCGAGCGCGCCCGCGACGAACGCGGAAACCTGGGCGGCGCACCAGGCCCAGGGCCCCCGTCAGTACGCCGGGACCCTGCTGGAGCGGGCCGGGAACGTGCACTACCGGCACGACGGCGAGGGCCGGATCGTGCAGCGGCAGGTGGAACGGGCACCGGGCGTCCTTGATTCGTGGTCCTACACCTGGGACGCCGAGGACCGGCTCGTCGGCGTGACGACCCCGGACGGCACGGCGTGGCGCTACCTGCACGACGGCCTCGGCCGCCGGGTGGCCAAGCAGCGGCTCGGCGCGGACGGCCGGGTCGCCGAGGAGGTGTGGTTCTGCTGGGACGGGACCGACCTCGTCGAGCAGGTCAGCGACGGGCGCCACGCGCTGGTGTGGGACTGGTCGCCGGACGGGATGCGGGTGCTCGGGCAGACCGAGCGGACCGCGGAGCCCGGCTCGGACCAGTGGCTGGACCGGCGGTTCTTCGCGATCGTCACCGACCTGGTCGGCTCGCCGGCCGAACTGCTGGACGCCCAGGGCATCGTCGGGCACCCCGCGCGCACCACGCTGTGGGGCACCGCGGTGGCGGGCTCGGGCCCGGCCACGACACCGCTGCGCTTCCCCGGGCAGTACCACGACCCGGAAACCGGGCTGCACCAGAACTTCCACCGGTACTACGACCCGGCCACCGGCCGGTACATCACGCACGACCGGCTGGGCCTTTCGCCGGGCCCGAACTCGCGCAACTACGTGCGCAACCCGACCGGCTGGACCGACCCGCTGGGCCTGGCCCCGTGTGATGCCAAGAACTACGCCGAAGCGGTCAGGGACTACCGGACGGCACTGGGCTGGAGCAGGGAGAACAGCCCGCACCAGCTGAGCGGGAAGCTGAACGAGGACTGGACGACCGTCGGCGTCGGCAAGCTGGCCTACGGCGAGAAGGACGACCTCAAGATCGTCGTGGACAAGGCCAACGGCTACCTGGTGGGCTACATCAAGAAGGGCGCCGACGGCGCGCCCGACGAGATCCACCACGTCGCCGAGGTGGACCCGAACAAGGTCGCGCCGGGCGCGGTCTCGAAGCCGTTCCACCCCGACGAAACCTTGACCTACAAGAACATGGGCAACATGGAAATCGGCCCCAAGGGCGTGAGCGGGGCGGTGACCAACATGATGGACAGCAGCAAGGGCGAGATGGGCTCGCTGAAGACCCTCGCCGCGACCATCGCGGAGGGCGGCCGGTCCAACGCCTATGCCAAGTCGGTCATCGACGATCTGAAGGCCGGCAACGACGTCAAGGTCGGGCCGTACCGTGACGAGCTGGCCCACGGCTGGGGGACGAAGAGCAACGACTTCCGGGACACGGGCAACAACCCGGACAACGAGCTGGCCCTGCTGAACCGGCCCAACGATCGGCCCTGACCCGGGGCTCTGCACAGCCCCGGGCCGCCGGCCTGCTACCGCTCCCGGACGGTGTAGGTCAGGTGGGTCACCCGCGGCGTCGGCTCCGAGAGGACCGGCTCCAGGGCCACGCGGCTCGCGTCCACGCCCTCGAACAGGCGGACTCCGGAACCGAACAGCACGGGTGAGAGGGCGATCGAGAACTCGTCGATCAGGCCGGCGTTCGGGTACTGCAGGATCGCCGCGCCGCCGCCCGCGATGCGGACGTCGCGTTCGCCGGCGGCGTCGCGGGCCTGCTCGAGCGCGGTCTCGATGCCGTCGTTGACGAAGTGGAAGGTGGTCCCGCCCGGGCGCTCCCAGGGGTCGCGTTTCTCGTGTGTCACCACGAAAACCGGGGTGTGGAACGGCGCGTCCTCCGGCCAGGCCTGCTCGCCGGCGTCGAACATGCGCTTGCCCATCACGTTCGCGCCGGTGCGCTCGAACGTCTCCCGCAGGATGTCGTTGTCGCGCCCCTCTTCGCCGCCCCCGCCGAGGCCCAGGCTCGCCCGGAAGAACCGCTGCGGGAAGACCCACCGCTGCAGTTCCATCCACTGCTTCCCCATCAGCTCGTCGGGGGACTCGGGCGCGATGAACCCGTCCAGTGACATCGACACGCTGAAGAACACTTTCCCGGCCATCAGCTGTTCGCTCCCTTTTGGATGATCTCGGCGACGTACGCGGCCAGGTTGCCCAGGGTCTGCTGCCCGCCTTCGATGGCGTGGTACTTCTCGGCGGCCTCGTCGCGCAATTCCTTGGTGGGGAACACGGTCCGCATCTCGATCCGGGTGGCCGCGCCGTCGGGCGCGAAGGTCAGGACCGACTCGAAGGCGTTCGGGTCGTCGCGCGATTCCCCGTGCCGCAACGCGATCCGCTCCGGCGGGGTGATCTCGGTCCAGCAGATCCACTCGGAGTAGTCCGTGCCGTCCGGCCCGTGCATCACGAAGTCCCACTCGCCGCCGACGCGGAACTCGAACGCCCGTGTGGTGGTGCTGAACCCGTCCGGCCCCCACCACCGGGATAGGTGCCGGACCTCGGTGAACGCCTTGAACACCAGCTCCCGCGGCGCGTCGATGACCCGCGAGACGACGATCTCCCGGCCCGGCGCTGCCTGTTCCGTCGCGCTCATCAGTTATTCCTCCTGCTTTTTGAGGTCCTGCACGTACTCGTCGAGCCGGTCGAACGTCTGGGTCCAGAACCGCTCGAACCCGCCGGCCCACTCGTGGACCGGCCGCAGCCCGCGGGCGTCCAGGCCGTACAGGCGCTGCTTGCCCGCCTGCCGGTCCCGCACCAGCCCGACCTCCCGGAGCACCCGCAGGTGCTTGGACGCCCCCGGCTGGCTCAGCCCCAGCTCCCGCGCCACCTCGGTGACCGGCCGCTCACCCGCCCGCAACAGCACGAGAATCTCCCGCCGCCGGGGCTCGGCGATCGCGTTGAAGACGTCCGAGGTCGTCGCTGCTCGTGCCATGGGAGCTATCATATTCCCATATCGGTATGCGTCAAGTCGCGGGGAGAGCGGGCGGGCAAGGGCCGCAAGGAGCGCTAGAAGTTCGAGAGCCCCGACGGATGGCATCAAGGACTACGACCTGTTCTCCTTCGACGCCACCGACCTGTCGTGGGAAGCCGAGGACGCCGTGATCCAGGCGGCGAAACCGGCTTTCGCCGGCCTTCCGGCCGAGGTGGAGATCCGCAACGAGGCGCGGGTCCACCTGTGGTACGAGGAGAAGTTCGGGACGCCGTGCCCGGCCCATACGTCCACAGAGGACGCGATCGACTCCTTCGCCGCCACCACCTGCTGCCTGGGGATCCGCCTCGAACCCGGCGGGCGCTGGCGCGTCTACGCCCCGCACGGCCTGTCCGACGTGTTCAACCTCGTCGTCCGCCCGAACGCGGTCCTGGCCCCGCGCAGCGTCTACGAGGCCAAGGCCGGCCGTTGGCGTCGCCAGTGGCCCGAGCTCACCGTCCTGCCTTGGCCGAGCGCGGCGACCTGACCGCTGTGCTCAGCTGACTTTCGGGATGAAGCGGAGTCCGGGGTGGAGGCCCCGGGGCCGTCCTGGCGCGGCAGGAAGGTCGGTGAGAAGCCGGTGGTACTCGTCGGTGGCCGCCATCCGCAGATCGGCGGCGGGACCGGTCCGTACGCCGGAGGATCCGATCCAGGCAAAGGAATTCACCGTCACCCCGGCGCCCGGCTGCCCGGCGTCGACCAAGGTCACCGCCGCGCCCGCCCGGGCCGCGTGATAGGCCACCGACGCCCCGACAACGCCCGCGCCGACGACTATCAGGTCCCTGCCCGGCATCCTGGCGACGCTAACAGCCGGGTGCGCTCGCGGCGATCGAAAATGGGTTGGCGCGGGAAGGATGATCGACTAGGACTGGGACCCCGTCCCTGGAGGGTGCCTTGACCGTGGAACCGAACGAGCTGACCCTGCGCCCGATCAGCGGGCCCGGGGAACTCGCCCTTTTCTCCCGGCTGCCCTACGTCCTCAACGAGGAGCTGGCAGACGACCTGGCCGCCGGCCGCCGCCGGGCCGAGTGGATGTGGGTCGCGCTGCGCGGCGATCGCCTGCTGGCCAGGCTGGCCTGGTGGGGTCCGGCCGGCGAGGACACCCCGTTCCTCTTGGACATTTTCGACATCGACGACAGCGATGCCGATCTCGATCGGGTGGACCTGGGCACGCGGCTGCTGCGGGCCGCCATGGCCGAAGTGATCCCCTCAGGCACCCGTCCGCCCGAGTACATCCGCAATGTCCCGCCCGAGTGGCGTGAGACCGACCGGCGCGTCGTCGAGGAGCGCATGGAGGCCTTGGAACGGGTCGGCGCGCACATGTTCGTCGAACGGCTTCGCTTCGAGTGGCGCGCCGGCACACCGATTCCCGAGCCGCGGGGACGGCTGAAGTTCCGGCCGGTCCGCGACACCGAGGAAGTCCTCACCCTGATGACCCAGGTCATGGCCGGGACGCTCGACGCGCACAGCCGCGACGACCTGACCCGCATGTCCGCCCGCGAGGCGGCGCTCAAGCACTACGAGAGCGAACTCGCGCACTACCGCAGTCCGCAGGAATGGTGGCGAGTCGCGACGCTGCCGGACGGCGAGCCGGTGGGGTTCGTGACCCCGGCCCGCAACGCCTACAACCCGGTCATCGGCTACCTCGCCGTCCTGCCCGAGCACCGCGGCAACGGCTACATCGACGAGATCCTCGGCGCCGGCACCCGATTCCTGCGCGCCCAGGACGCGCCACGCATCCGGGCCGCCACGGATCTCGGCAACACGCCCATGGCGAACGCCTTCCACCGCGCGGGATACGTCAACTTCGAGCGCACGATCAACCTGACCTGGCACTGATCCCGGCGTCAGGCCGGCGCACGTCTTGCGACGCCTGCTTCTCGGGCGTAATTTGTTAACAGTACTGTACTGTTAACAAATGAGGAGGCGGTCATGGTGGAGGTGCTGGTGGTCGGGGCCGGCCCGACCGGGCTGACCGCGGCGTGCGCGCTGCTGGCCCGGGGGATCCAGGTCCGGGTGGTGGACGGTGCGGCGGGCCCGGCGACCACGTCGCGGGCGCTCGGCTTGCAGCCGCGCGGGCAGGAGGTGCTGCGGCGCGTCGGCGCGCTCGGCGATCTGCCCGAGCGGGCGCTGGACATCCGGGCGACCGGGATCCACGTCGCCGGCCGAAAGGTCGTCGAGGTCGGCGCGGCGATGGGGGACGGCGGGCCTCGGATGTGGTGGATTCCGCAGACGGAGGTGGAGGAGCGGCTGCGCGCGCGGCTGGCCGAGCTCGGCGGCTCGGTCGAGTGGGGCACGACGGTGCGCGCGCTGACGCAGGACGCGGACGGGGTCGATGCGGAACTCGGCGACGGGACGCGGCTGCGGGCCGGGTGGGTGATCGGCTGCGACGGCGCGCACAGCCAGGTCCGCAAGAGTGCCGGGATCGGCTTTCCCGGCGCGCCGGTGCTCGAACGGTTCCTGCTCGCCGACGTGCACCTCGACCGGTCCGGCGATACCGCGGCGGGGACCTTCCTCGGTGCCGGTGGCCAGTTCGTCGCCATGCCGCTGCCGCATCCGGACGGTGATCTGTGGCGGCTGATGGCGCCCGCTCCGGCCGGGCTGGGCGACGATCCGGACGAGGCCGCGATCCTGCGGCTGCTGACCGGGTTCGCGGTCGAACGCGCGGGCTTCTCCGGGCTGCGGATCACGAGTCCGGAGTGGACTTCGGTCTTCCGCTTCCACCGCCGGCTCGCCGACACCTACCGGGCCGGGCGGATGCTGCTCGCCGGGGACGCGGCGCACATCCATTCCCCGCTCGGCGGACAGGGCCTGAACACCGGCGTCGGCGACGCGGAGAACCTGGCGTTCAAGCTGGCGCTGGTGATCTCCGGGCACGCGGGCGAGGCGCTGCTGGACACCTACACCGCCGAACGCCGGCCGATCGCGGAGTCGGTGCTCCGGGCGACGAGCTTCGGCACCAAACTCGGCTTCGCCGAAACCCCCGCCGGGCAACGGGTTTTCGCGGCGGTCGCGCCCGTGTTGCGGCTGCCCGTCGTGCAGCGGCGGCTGCTGCACGCCTCGTCCCAGCTGGGGATCAGCTACCGGCGTGGGCCGCTGGCCGGGCGGCGGTTCCGCGCGTGGCGTGGCCCGGGCGTCGGCGATCGGGTGCCGGACCTGCCCACGCGTGACGCGGACGGCGGCCGGGCGTCGTTGCACGAGCGGTTGAAGACCGGCTGGGCGCTGCTCGCCGGCGGCGCCGCCGGGGACTACCTGCGCGCCGCCTCGGCCCGGCTGGGCGCCGGCAACGTCCGGGTGCTGGCGCCGGAAAACGGTGCGGCACAAGAGGTCTGGCTCGTCCGTCCGGACGGGCACCTGGCCTGGCGCGGGCGCGGTGTCGCCGGGCTGGACGCGGCGCTGAGGCGGGTGACCTGCGCATGACACCGGCCGAAAGCGGCTCACGGGGGCGGCCGCGGGACCCTCGCACCGACCAGGCCATTCTGCGGGCCGCGCTGGACTTGTTCCTGGAGCACGGGCCCGACGGCGCGAGCATCGAGCAGATCGCGAAACGGGCCGGCGTCGCCCGGCTCACGGTCTACCGGCGGTGGGCGACCAAGGAGGACCTGCTGCTGGCCGCCGTCGACCAGGCCCGGGAGATCGACGAGTTCACGTTGTTCGAAGACTTCCAGCCGACGGGTGACGGGCTGGCCGCGCTGCTCGAGACCGCCGTCGAGCACCTGGTGCGGCTCGCCGCCGATCCGCGCTCGAAACAGCTGGTGTTACGCCTGATCGGCACGTCGTCCAGCCATCCGGACCTGCTGCGTGCGTTCTGGGACACGTATCTGTGGCCACGCCGGGAGCGCGCGAACGCCCGGGTCCGCGAGCTCGCCGAGCATGGCGCACTGCCCGCGGACACCGATCCCGACGCGCTGATGGACGCCGTGCTCGGCGCCCTGCTCTACCGGATCCTGCTGTACCCGGACCCGCCCACGGCCGATGAGCTGCGCGAACGCGCCCGTGCCGTGCTCCGGCAGGTCGGCGCCTACCGGACCGGGTGAAGGAGACCGCACGGTGTCATTCGGCTGCGGCGAGAACTGGCGGTGCGAGGAACGACGCGTCCTGCATAATGGCGACTAAGCGCGCGCTTAGCGCAGGCCGCGAGAGGACAGGAGACCAGTGTTGTGAACTCGTTCAAGGATCGCGTGGCGATCGTCACCGGGGCCAGCCGCGGGATCGGCCTCGGCATCGCCAAGGAGCTGGTCGAGCGCGGCGCGAAGGTGTGCATCACCGCGCGCAAGCCGGAGCCGCTGGCCGAGGCCGTCGCGGAGCTGGGCGGCGGCGACTTCGCCATCGCCGTGCCCGGCAAGGCCGACGACGTCGAGCACCAGGGCGAGGCAGTGGCCAAGACCGTCGAGCGGTTCGGCCGGGTCGACATGCTGGTCAACAACACCGGGATCAACCCCGTGTTCGGCCCCACCCTGGACATCGACCCGGCGGCCGCGGCCAAGATCCTCGGCGTCAACGTGCTCGCGCCGCTGTCCTGGATCAAGCACGCCCGCGACGCCTGGATGGGCGAGCACGGCGGCTCGGTGGTCAACATCGCCTCGGTCGCCGGCATCCGGGCCTCACCCGGCATCGGCATCTACGGCGTCAGCAAGGCCGCGCTGATCCGGCTCACCCAGGAGCTCGGCGCCGAGCTGGGGCCGAAGATCCGGGTGAACGCCGTGGCGCCCGCGGTGGTCAAGACCAAGTTCGCGACGGCGCTGTACGAGGGCCGCGAGGAGGAGGTCGCCTCGGCCTACCCGATGAAGCGGCTCGGCGTGCCCGCCGACATCGCCGGCGCGGTGGCGTTCCTGCTGTCCGAGGACGCGGGCTGGATCACCGGCCAGACCATCGTGCTCGACGGTGGCGTGACGCTGGTCGGCGGCCTGTGAGCGCCGGGGTCGTCGTC includes the following:
- a CDS encoding FAD-dependent monooxygenase, which produces MVEVLVVGAGPTGLTAACALLARGIQVRVVDGAAGPATTSRALGLQPRGQEVLRRVGALGDLPERALDIRATGIHVAGRKVVEVGAAMGDGGPRMWWIPQTEVEERLRARLAELGGSVEWGTTVRALTQDADGVDAELGDGTRLRAGWVIGCDGAHSQVRKSAGIGFPGAPVLERFLLADVHLDRSGDTAAGTFLGAGGQFVAMPLPHPDGDLWRLMAPAPAGLGDDPDEAAILRLLTGFAVERAGFSGLRITSPEWTSVFRFHRRLADTYRAGRMLLAGDAAHIHSPLGGQGLNTGVGDAENLAFKLALVISGHAGEALLDTYTAERRPIAESVLRATSFGTKLGFAETPAGQRVFAAVAPVLRLPVVQRRLLHASSQLGISYRRGPLAGRRFRAWRGPGVGDRVPDLPTRDADGGRASLHERLKTGWALLAGGAAGDYLRAASARLGAGNVRVLAPENGAAQEVWLVRPDGHLAWRGRGVAGLDAALRRVTCA
- a CDS encoding dihydrofolate reductase family protein, which codes for MAGKVFFSVSMSLDGFIAPESPDELMGKQWMELQRWVFPQRFFRASLGLGGGGEEGRDNDILRETFERTGANVMGKRMFDAGEQAWPEDAPFHTPVFVVTHEKRDPWERPGGTTFHFVNDGIETALEQARDAAGERDVRIAGGGAAILQYPNAGLIDEFSIALSPVLFGSGVRLFEGVDASRVALEPVLSEPTPRVTHLTYTVRER
- a CDS encoding SRPBCC family protein → MSATEQAAPGREIVVSRVIDAPRELVFKAFTEVRHLSRWWGPDGFSTTTRAFEFRVGGEWDFVMHGPDGTDYSEWICWTEITPPERIALRHGESRDDPNAFESVLTFAPDGAATRIEMRTVFPTKELRDEAAEKYHAIEGGQQTLGNLAAYVAEIIQKGANS
- a CDS encoding ArsR/SmtB family transcription factor — encoded protein: MARAATTSDVFNAIAEPRRREILVLLRAGERPVTEVARELGLSQPGASKHLRVLREVGLVRDRQAGKQRLYGLDARGLRPVHEWAGGFERFWTQTFDRLDEYVQDLKKQEE
- a CDS encoding TetR/AcrR family transcriptional regulator produces the protein MTPAESGSRGRPRDPRTDQAILRAALDLFLEHGPDGASIEQIAKRAGVARLTVYRRWATKEDLLLAAVDQAREIDEFTLFEDFQPTGDGLAALLETAVEHLVRLAADPRSKQLVLRLIGTSSSHPDLLRAFWDTYLWPRRERANARVRELAEHGALPADTDPDALMDAVLGALLYRILLYPDPPTADELRERARAVLRQVGAYRTG
- a CDS encoding GNAT family N-acetyltransferase; protein product: MEPNELTLRPISGPGELALFSRLPYVLNEELADDLAAGRRRAEWMWVALRGDRLLARLAWWGPAGEDTPFLLDIFDIDDSDADLDRVDLGTRLLRAAMAEVIPSGTRPPEYIRNVPPEWRETDRRVVEERMEALERVGAHMFVERLRFEWRAGTPIPEPRGRLKFRPVRDTEEVLTLMTQVMAGTLDAHSRDDLTRMSAREAALKHYESELAHYRSPQEWWRVATLPDGEPVGFVTPARNAYNPVIGYLAVLPEHRGNGYIDEILGAGTRFLRAQDAPRIRAATDLGNTPMANAFHRAGYVNFERTINLTWH
- a CDS encoding SDR family oxidoreductase, with translation MNSFKDRVAIVTGASRGIGLGIAKELVERGAKVCITARKPEPLAEAVAELGGGDFAIAVPGKADDVEHQGEAVAKTVERFGRVDMLVNNTGINPVFGPTLDIDPAAAAKILGVNVLAPLSWIKHARDAWMGEHGGSVVNIASVAGIRASPGIGIYGVSKAALIRLTQELGAELGPKIRVNAVAPAVVKTKFATALYEGREEEVASAYPMKRLGVPADIAGAVAFLLSEDAGWITGQTIVLDGGVTLVGGL
- a CDS encoding nucleotidyltransferase family protein, with the protein product MGAIIFPYRYASSRGESGRARAARSARSSRAPTDGIKDYDLFSFDATDLSWEAEDAVIQAAKPAFAGLPAEVEIRNEARVHLWYEEKFGTPCPAHTSTEDAIDSFAATTCCLGIRLEPGGRWRVYAPHGLSDVFNLVVRPNAVLAPRSVYEAKAGRWRRQWPELTVLPWPSAAT
- a CDS encoding FAD-dependent oxidoreductase, with translation MPGRDLIVVGAGVVGASVAYHAARAGAAVTLVDAGQPGAGVTVNSFAWIGSSGVRTGPAADLRMAATDEYHRLLTDLPAAPGRPRGLHPGLRFIPKVS